From the Lepidochelys kempii isolate rLepKem1 chromosome 2, rLepKem1.hap2, whole genome shotgun sequence genome, one window contains:
- the LOC140907062 gene encoding LOW QUALITY PROTEIN: serpin B3-like (The sequence of the model RefSeq protein was modified relative to this genomic sequence to represent the inferred CDS: inserted 1 base in 1 codon) codes for MMQAGRKCNCSIYLNXINCLTNRPRTWLRTQVIPSLSQDSKLFIFTMNSTSEATTKFCLDFFKVLNKDFPSENIIYSPLSISAALGMVLLGARGNTAAQIQKVLRFIELRENENPGTGSSSEATRSDDNSEVPDNQCDISGGIHSQFNDIFSAINKPTTSYELANANRLYGEKTFNFLQQYLSCIQKLYQAELKPADFLNAAEETRQQINLWVETFTKGKIKDLLAPGTISSGTKLVLVNAVYFKGQWEVEFDRKNTKERAFQINKTTSKPVQMMYKMGEYKIATIKEHDCQVLELPYKGDDLSMYILLPKDYTGLTQLEKELTYEKLTTWISPDHLKEDEVEVSLPRFKIETSAQLKQHLEALGMTDVFRPGVSDLSGMAKRDGLSVSQVVHKAYAEVNEEGTVAAAATEIGLSGSSLRIPVQFVADHPFLFFIRHQKTKCILFYGRVSSP; via the exons ATGATGCAGGCTGGAAGGAAGTGCAACTGTTCTATATATCTAA ATATCAATTGCCTAACAAACAGACCCAGAACTTGGCTGAGGACACAAGTAATTCCTTCTCTCTCACAGGACTCTAAG CTTTTCATTTTCACAATGAACTCCACCAGTGAAGCAACTACAAAATTTTGCCTTGACTTTTTCAAAGTACTGAACAAAgattttccatctgaaaatatCATCTATTCTCCTCTGAGTATCTCAGCTGCCCTGGGCATGGTCCTTCTTGGGGCCAGAGGTAATACTGCCGCCCAGATACAAAAG GTTCTTCGCTTCATTGAACTTAGagaaaatgaaaatccaggaaCAGGAAGCTCTTCTGAAGCAACAAGAAGTGATGACAATTCAGAG GTTCCTGATAATCAGTGTGATATATCTGGAGGGATTCATTCCCAGTTTAATGACATCTTCTCTGCAATCAACAAACCTACCACTTCTTACGAACTGGCTAATGCCAACAGACTGTATGGAGAAAAGACATTCAATTTTCTTCAG CAATACCTGTCCTGCATCCAAAAGTTATACCAGGCTGAATTGAAACCAGCTGATTTTCTGAATGCTGCAGAGGAAACCAGGCAGCAGATAAATTTGTGGGTTGAAACCTTTACAAAGG GTAAAATCAAGGACCTCCTTGCCCCAGGCACTATTTCTTCCGGTACTAAGTTAGTCCTCGTGAATGCTGTCTACTTCAAAGGGCAATGGGAAGTGGAATTTGACAGAAAAAACACCAAAGAAAGAGCTTTTCAGATTAATAAG ACTACAAGCAAACCTGTGCAGATGATGTACAAAATGGGCGAGTATAAAATAGCTACAATAAAGGAGCATGATTGTCAGGTGCTTGAACTCCCGTACAAGGGTGATGACCTGAGTATGTATATACTGCTGCCAAAAGACTACACGGGTCTAACACAG CTGGAAAAGGAACTTACTTATGAGAAATTAACAACTTGGATTAGCCCCGATCATTTGAAAGAAGATGAAGTGGAGGTGTCTCTTCCTCGGTTCAAAATCGAGACAAGCGCTCAACTTAAGCAACATTTAGAAGCTTTAGGAATGACCGATGTGTTTCGCCCAGGAGTATCAGATTTATCTGGAATGGCAAAAAGAGATGGCCTCTCTGTGAGTCAGGTTGTCCATAAGGCTTATGCAGAGGTCAATGAAGAGGGCACTGTGGCAGCAGCTGCAACTGAAATTGGCCTAAGTGGATCCTCATTAAGAATACCTGTACAGTTTGTGGCTGATCACCCTTTCCTCTTCTTCATCAGACACCAAAAAACCAAATGCATTCTCTTCTATGGTAGAGTCTCTTCTCCTTAA